TCGAGTTGTCCGGGGGCAGCAGAGCAAAGGCACTCCCGCTTCCGGGCACCAACCCCTCGACGGTGCCGTGGAACGTGTGCTTCGATCCGTACAGACTCACACTGACCAACGCCGACTGCCCCGGCCGCACATGCTGCAGCTCGGTTTCGCGCAGATTGGCTTCTACCCACAGGTGATCCAGCGGCACGATGGTCATCAGCGGCGCCCCGGGCTGCACACGATCGCCGACTTGCGCTTTTCGCTTGGCGACGTAGCCCGAAATCGGCGCCCTGATCTGCTGGCGCGTATACTCCAAGTAGGCCTCGATGAGCTGGTGCTTGGCCAGATCGACGGCAGGATGCGCCATCACGGTCGTGCCCCCGACCTGCGCATCCAGCGTGTTGAGTTCGGCCTGCGTCTCCCGGACCTCCGCCTCCAGGGCCAGAATCTTGTCGGCTGTATTCTGGACGATCTGCTTGGAGATGGCGCCGCTCGGCGAGGCCGCCTGATAGCGATCCATATCATGCTGCGCCAGAGTCAACCGCGCCCGACGCGAGGCTAACTTCTCCGCCACTTGTTTTCTGGTCATGAACAGAGCGGCAATGCGCCGAACTTCCTCGCCCAACCGTCCGCGCGCACGCCCCAGCGCTGCATAAGCGTTGTGTTCGTCCAAGCGGATCATCAGATCACCCCGGTTGACAAATTGCGTTTCCTCCGCCAGCACCTGGGTGACGATGCCGGACGCTTGCGCCGCCACCGGCACCAGATTGCCCGTGACGTAGGCATTGTCGGTCCGGACCCAAAAGCGGTCATAACTCCACCAATAGGCGAGATAGGCGATGGCGCAGATCAAGGCCAGGAAGGCGACGGCCAGCAATCGACGATTCCGCTGCGCGCGGATCGCCTTCGGGTGAATGCGGGCGGCTCCCGGACCCGGCACGGGTGCGGAGGGTTGTGAGGACGGTGTCGTCTCTGATGTGGTCATAGGATCAGCTCGGTTTCTGTGTCGGTCGTTTTTCAATATCCGGGTTGTTATACCCGCCGCCCAACGATTCGATGAGATCGACCGCGGCCACTAGTTGGTCGCTCTCCAGCGCTCTCAAGGCATATTCCTGCTCCAGCACCGGATGCCGATGCAGCAACACTTCCCGGTCGTCGTCGAGACCGTTGACCAACCGCACCTTCGCCAGCCGCCAGTCCTCCCCGAGCGACGCCAACAGGCGCTTGTGAGAGGCCATCATCTCGCCGGTCGTCTGCCAGGCACTGAGGCTGTCCGCGACCTCTCGCATCGCGTCCAGCAAGGTGTCGTTGTACAGTTCCACAGCAGCGTCGTATTCCGCACGTTGTGCACCCAATTCCCCGCGGAGCCGGCCACCTTCGAACCAGGGCATGCGCAACCCCGGGGCCAGTCCGTAGGCGAAACTCTGGCCGCTGAACAGAAAATTGGCCAGTTTGTCCGTCCCCTTCGCCAGCGTCAGCGCGTTGAACCCCACAAACCCGGTCAGATCGATCGTCGGGTAAAACTGCGTCTTGGCGACCTTCACGAGTCTCGACGCGGCGTGCGCCCGATAGAGGGCTGCAGCCAGATCCGGCCGATGCACCAGCAACCCCATGGACAGATGATCCGGCGCCGGAATCTGGCGTGGGACCGTGACCTGAGGTTTCGCAAAGAGATGCGCCGCCTCATCCGGCCCTTTGCCAGCCAGTCGCGCAAGGAGGTGGCGTTGTACGTCAAGTTGATCGCGAATGGCCGCCTGGCGTTTGAAGGCGGCTTCATAGTCCGCCACGGCGATTTTGACTGGCTGGTCGTTGTCCAGCCCCAGTTGGAAACGGGTCTCCGCCAGCTTTTTCAGATCCCGACGGATCCCGACCATCGCCTTCACCACATTGAGCTGCTGTTGAAGCGCCTGCCCTCGAAAATAGGCGCGGGCAATACCGGTGGTCAGCCGAAGGCGAACCTCCGCCCGTTCCGCCTCTTCCGCGGCTGCATGGCCGAGTGCCGCCTCAAGCATCGCCCGGTTCTTGCCCCAGAAGTCGAACTCATACCGGAAGCTCAGCGGATTGATGATGCCGTACATGATCTTGATGCCCGCCACTTCCTGATTGAGTGCGGCGAACACCCCATGCTGGGAAATGCGTTCGTACGTGAGGGAGGCGTCCGCTTCCAGAAACGGCAGGAGCCTGGCCCCTTCTACCTTGACGAGCGATTGCGCTTGGCGCAGACGAGCCGAGGCTTGTTTGAGTCCGGGATTGTCCTTGAGGGCCCCGGTGATCAACTCGTTCAACTCCGGGCTACCGAACTGTTCCCACCAGCGATCCTCCGGCCATTGCTGCAGACGGCTCGTCACTTCGGACAATGTCTCGTGGATTTCGGGCGGCTCAAGATATTCGGCCGGCGCGTCGCCTTGCGGAATCCAGGCGCAGCTGCCGAAGAACAGCCCACAGCCGAGTCCAAGCGCAAGTCGCAGATGATCCGCCGCCGTGCGACAGGCTGTCATGGTACCTCCTCGAGCAATTCTTCCGCACGCATACGCCGGAGTTCCTCGGCCGGCGACATCGGCACCGGCAGATGCGTCGGATGGGCGAACCACACCAACACTCCAAGCCCAATGAACAGAAAACTGGCGACGAGGAACGCATCATTCATACTGAGAATCGCCGCCTCCTGCTTGATGAGCAGCCCCAACTTCGCCTGTACCTCGCCGGGCGTGAGCCCCGATGAACTCAACTTGGCGGTCAGTTGCCCAAGCGGATCGAAGGAGACCGACTGCCGCCCGCCGAAATGGTCGGCCAGGTGCAGCTGATGAAAATGCGCCCGCCGAAAAAACACGATGCCCTGAAACGTGATACCAAACGCACCGGCGGCGACACGTAACAGATTGGCTACCTCCGCCGCACGCGTCATCAGCGGGCCGGACAGGCCATGCAGGGTCAGCACCGTGACCGGGGTGAAGAAGGACCCCAAAAAGATCCCCTCGACCACCATGGGCCAGAACAGTTCCTCGTATGAATGCGGATCGTCGAACAGGCCGATCCAATAGAAGGTCCAGGCGAAACCGAGACAGTTCAAGCAGACCAACCAGCGCGCATCGAGGTACTTGCACAGGTAGTGCATCACGGCGATCGTGGGCGCCCCCAATAACACCAACGGGAGCAGCGCCAGGCCCGCCAGCTTCGAGGAATAGCCCAACAGCAATTGGATCTGGACGATCAGGAGCGACAGGAGCCCCTGGATCGAGAAAAACCCGAGCGTCAACCCGATGAGTCCGATGACGAAATTCCGGTGCTTGAAGAGATGAAGGTCCAGCGTCGGATGGCGTTCCCCGAGCTCCCAGATGATGAAGACCGGAAATGCAATGACCAGCACAAGAGCGACGGCCTGGAGGAACGGCGAGTCCAACCAGTCGAAGTCATTGCCCATGTTGAGCAGCGTCTGCAACCCGAGCAGCAACACCGCTAGCAGGAGGAATCCCACCAGATCGAAACGCGCATATCTGCGCCGAAATCCCCGGCCATACAAGAGCGCGCTCAGTGTCCCGACGATAATCAGCGTCAGCACGAAATCCAGATAGAACAGGGACCGCCAGCCCAGCATATAGGCGATGTAGCCGCCGACCGGCATGCCGATGGTGAAGGGCGTAATGCTGAACAGGCCCCAAACCGTCAGCGCGAGCGCCTTGAGGCGTTTGGGATATTCATTGAGCAACATCGATTGTGCCAGCGGGATCGTGATGCCGCCGGCGATCCCCTGTACGATGCGGGCAGGGACGAATTGCGCGAGTGTCCGACTGTCGCCACACAGGTACGACGCCAGGCTGTACACCATGAAAGCGGCGATCATCAGGCGATACTCACCGAGCCGCCCCGAAAGATACCGTGCCAGGGGGAATCCCAGGGCAAGACCGACCATGAAGTCGGTTTGGGCCCAGGTGAGAAAGCTTGGCAACACCCCGCCGAGATCCCCGGACACATGCGGCAGGAGCGCGATATAGGAGCCGGCGTTGAAGAGCACGACGATGTGCGCCAAGCCGAGCACGGCATTGAAGAGCACGAAGCGCCATCCATGTAATCGCCTGAGATACACCGCTGCCATAAATGAGTGTCCTGCCGTTCTTGCCTAATACGAGGGTGAATAGCCCGGCTGGTCACGCCGCTGGTTCGCTGGCTGGACCGGAACCGCCGTCGGGACCGGTTGCGCCGTAGCCGGTGCGGTACCACGATGGGCCGTATAAATCGCTAATCCGGTAAACAGCATGCCGCCGACCAAATTCCCCAGCGTCACTGGAATCTGATTCCACAACCACCAGGTGGAGATGCTGATATTGCCTCCCAGCATCATGCCGACCGGAATCAGAAACATGTTCACGACTGCATGCTCGAATCCTTGTGAAAAGAACAACAGCGTCGGCCCCCAGATGGCGAGAATTTTCCCGGAAAAGGACGTCGACATGTAGGCAGCGACAACGGCGAGACTGACCATCCAGTTACAAAGCATCCCTTTGGTAAAGGCCGCGAGAAGGCCGGAGGAGCCGTGCGACACATAATAGTTGGTCTTCGCTTCGGCAACCGCAATGAGCTTGGTACCAATCGCATTGATATGGGCATCTCCGGCGGTGGTCAGGGCAATCGCGAACAACCCCGCGTACAAGACGCTGCCCAGGAGATTGCCCAGGAAGACCCAACCCATGTTTGCCAGCACATGAGGAAGGCCGGCGTTCTTCTGACCGTCGGCCACCGCCACGGGAAGAAGCGCGAAGCTGCCGGTAATGATCTCCGCTCCCAGCAAAATCGCCAACGCCAGGCCGAATGGGAAGAGCAGACTGCCGATGATCCAGTAACCCGTCTCGACAGCCACCGTCACGGCCATGCTGGTGCCGATCCCCAGATAGGCACCAGCCAACATCCCACGTAGCACCAATTGGCGAGGCGGCAAGCTCAGCTTCAATGCGCCCCCAGCCAACATGCTTTCCACCACGCCATATGGCTTCACGTAGTCCATCGTCGCCTCCTTGTTCGGCTCATCGATACTCGAATCACCTGCTCGTCCCTGTCCGTCAAGACCTCTGTCCCAGCTAGAGCAAGGCGCATGCCTCCTCGCGCTCCCCCACGAGGTGATGCGCCGATGCACAAGCAGGACAGACCGTCCGCTTCTCTGGCATGGCGTGTTTCGCCCCCGCGAGGCTGCATATGAACCTGCTCGTAGTCGGGCGAGATCGCACAGGCGCTCAGTGCGAAATCGCTCATTCCTGGTTTTGCTCCCTGCATCACAGGAAGCTCAATGGCCTTGGCAAGAGAAGAGGGCGTGAAGCGGCATGGGTGAACAACGCGCACAGGGGACCGAGAGCAGGCCTTTGCGAGGCGGCGATATTGCACAGACATGGCGGCACGGACTACGATACCCTCGGAGATTGAGATCCGCCTTGAGTGACCTGTTAAGCAACCTCCCCATTGCCCGCAAGCTCTTCCTTGCGTCGGTCATCCCTGCGCTGACGGTGCTGCTCCTCAGTATCTTGACCTATCGCAGCGTGACGACCTTCTCCGACGATGAAGGCCAGCTGAACGACATCTACTACTCGCAACGTCTGGCATCGGAATACCTTCGGCTCGTGGTCGACCTTGAAACAGGATTCCGCGGTTTTGTGCTCACCAGCCAAGAACATTATCTGTTTCCCTATCGCACGGCCCAGGACCATGTACTGAACATCGGCCGCACACTGGAGGCGCAGGTTTCCCAGCAAGATGATCAACGCGCGCTCATCACCTCCGTGCAGCAACTCGTCAAACAGTTCATCCATGAAAAGGAGGCGCTGATCGACGCCGTGAAGGCCGAGCATACCGAGGAGGCGCGAGAGTATATCGAGGAAGGGAAAGGGCGCACGCTGATGTTGAAAATCCGGCAAGACATGGGCCGGTTCGAACACCTGACGCAAACGGCCTTGAATACCAAGCTGGCGAAAATCGCCCAAGATCGAGACGCCATGCTGATGACCATCCTCGGCGGCGGACTCTTCGCCCTGATCTGCATGGTGGCGGCCTTACACCTGATTGCCCACTCCATCACCACGCCGCTGGCGCGCTTGGCCTCCGCCGTCGTCACATCCGACAGCAACCCGATCCCGCAAGTTCCCGTCATGACCAGAACGGATGAAATCGGCCATTTGTCGCGTGTGATGCGTGCGATGAGCGCGGCCATCGAATCTCACATCGCCATGGTGCAACAATCGGAAGCGAACCTCCGCCAGCTCAACCAAGATCTGGCTGGATCCGAAGCCAAATACCGCAGCATCGTCGACCATGCCCCCTTCGGCATTTTCACTACACGCGGCATGACCCTCGTCTTCAGCAACCGCTACAACAGCCTGCTCGCGGGTCTCGATCCAGGCGAGGAGAAAGATCCTGAGGCGGTTCGCCGCGCCATCCACCCGGAAGACCGTGACCGGGTGATCGAGGAATTCGCCCAGGCAGTCGCGGAAGGGCAACCCTGCGAAATGGTATTCCGCTTTCTGCACGCCGACGGTACGGTCCGCAAGGTCTTGAGCCGGCGCATCCCGATTCGAGACCAGTCCGGAGAGGTCGTCATGTACCAGGGATTCAACGTGGACATCACGGCCCTCGATTTCATGCAAACGCGATTGCGTCGGGCCGAACGACTGGCCACCTTGGGACAGGTCGCCGCCGGCATCGCACATGAGATCAGAAACCCCCTCGTGGGAATCGGCTCGACCACCTCCCTCCTGCTCGACGACACCGCCGCCGATGACGCCCGACGCCCGGACCTCGAGGTCATCCTGCAAGAGACCAAACGCCTCGACCGGATCGTCAATCAGATCATCGACTACGCGCGTCCCCGTGAGGTTGTGGCATTCGCCTTCGACATGGCACAGTTGGTGCACGAGGTCACAAAGGTGTTAGATGAGCCCCTTGCGAGGAAACAGGCAACGATCACGCTCTCGGCCCCGTCTCCACCCTATATGATCCAAGCCGACCGTGATCAATTCAAACAGGTGCTGCTCAACGTGATGCAAAATGCCGTCGAGGCCACGCCGGCCGGAGGGTCGATTACCGTGACCATGACCCCGCTCGCTCGCGGCCTCGAACCAGGACTTGAAGTGGCGGTCACGGACGACGGACAGGGTATCAGCCCCTCCCACTTGCAACATGTGTTCGAGCCGTTCTTCACGAGCGGCAAGCCGCGCGGAACAGGATTGGGGTTGGCCATCTGCCGCAATATTCTCGATGCCCACGGCGGAGACATTGCCCTGGACAGCAAGCCGGGATGCGGCACCACGGTACGCATCTGGGCACCCTTACGACAACAACCGCAACGAATGCAGGAAGAAGAAACTCATGCAGGCCACGATCTACGTAACGGATGATGAACCGGCCATTCGCTCCGCCATCGTCAAACGTCTGTCTCGACGCAATCACACGGTGACCGGACTTGAGTCCGGGGAGGAATTAGTCCGGGCGGTGACGCAGCATCCGCCCGACCTGATCCTGCTGGACCTGAAGATGCCCGGCATGGGCGGCATCGAAGCACTCCGGCAAATCCGTCCGCTCGCGCCACAGACCCTCGTCATCATGCTGACGGCGTACGGAACGGTAGAAAACGCGGTCGAAGCGATGCGGTTGGGCGCCTATGATTTTCTGATCAAGTCCGTCGACCTGTCCGGCGTCGACCCCGTCGTCGATCGGGCCCTCGAATTTCTCGCCCTGCGTCACCGTGTTGAATTCGCGCTGGAAGATCAGAACAGCGCCTATGCGCTCTCGAACATTGAGGTGCGCAGCCCGGCCATGCAACTGCTCCTCGGTCAGGTGCGGGACGTGGCCCAGAATGCCAAGGCGACCGTCCTCCTCCAGGGCGAAACCGGGACCGGCAAAGAGTTTCTCGCACGAGTCATCCACTGTAACGGACCACGGGCAACCGGCCCGTTTGTCGCCGTCAATTGCACAGCTATTCCCAAAGAGTTGTTCGAGAGTGAGCTGTTCGGCTACGAGCGGGGAGCCTTCACCGGCGCCCACCAGCGCAAACGCGGGTTGCTTGAAAAGGCGGAGGGCGGCACCCTCTTTCTGGACGAGATCGGCGATTTGGATCCGGCCATGCAGGCGAAGCTCCTGCGCGTGCTCCAGGAGCGCACCTTCCGGCGACTGGGCGGCACCGAAGACCTGTCGGTTGATTTCCGTTTGATGACCGCCACGAATCGCGATCTCAAAAAAGACACCGTGCGCGGCACGTTCCGCGAGGATCTCTTTTTCCGGCTGAACGTGGTGACATTCGAACTCCCGCC
The Nitrospira defluvii DNA segment above includes these coding regions:
- a CDS encoding HlyD family secretion protein yields the protein MTTSETTPSSQPSAPVPGPGAARIHPKAIRAQRNRRLLAVAFLALICAIAYLAYWWSYDRFWVRTDNAYVTGNLVPVAAQASGIVTQVLAEETQFVNRGDLMIRLDEHNAYAALGRARGRLGEEVRRIAALFMTRKQVAEKLASRRARLTLAQHDMDRYQAASPSGAISKQIVQNTADKILALEAEVRETQAELNTLDAQVGGTTVMAHPAVDLAKHQLIEAYLEYTRQQIRAPISGYVAKRKAQVGDRVQPGAPLMTIVPLDHLWVEANLRETELQHVRPGQSALVSVSLYGSKHTFHGTVEGLVPGSGSAFALLPPDNSTGNFIHIVERVPVRIALPAEEIREHPIRPGLSTVTSINVTESGQSVWTSLATPSTAEYETDVYADELPTAESMAKEVMASNLVVADTDAAGDASFEELELKRLIPTQGASALSLRERSSLEREPLRRREEHLPNPFVPRRSPDMGVSTFPLTPSVGPGSSSLGPEAGRGASRMRSGSEMDEGRHVFGTGRH
- a CDS encoding efflux transporter outer membrane subunit; translated protein: MTACRTAADHLRLALGLGCGLFFGSCAWIPQGDAPAEYLEPPEIHETLSEVTSRLQQWPEDRWWEQFGSPELNELITGALKDNPGLKQASARLRQAQSLVKVEGARLLPFLEADASLTYERISQHGVFAALNQEVAGIKIMYGIINPLSFRYEFDFWGKNRAMLEAALGHAAAEEAERAEVRLRLTTGIARAYFRGQALQQQLNVVKAMVGIRRDLKKLAETRFQLGLDNDQPVKIAVADYEAAFKRQAAIRDQLDVQRHLLARLAGKGPDEAAHLFAKPQVTVPRQIPAPDHLSMGLLVHRPDLAAALYRAHAASRLVKVAKTQFYPTIDLTGFVGFNALTLAKGTDKLANFLFSGQSFAYGLAPGLRMPWFEGGRLRGELGAQRAEYDAAVELYNDTLLDAMREVADSLSAWQTTGEMMASHKRLLASLGEDWRLAKVRLVNGLDDDREVLLHRHPVLEQEYALRALESDQLVAAVDLIESLGGGYNNPDIEKRPTQKPS
- a CDS encoding DHA2 family efflux MFS transporter permease subunit, translated to MAAVYLRRLHGWRFVLFNAVLGLAHIVVLFNAGSYIALLPHVSGDLGGVLPSFLTWAQTDFMVGLALGFPLARYLSGRLGEYRLMIAAFMVYSLASYLCGDSRTLAQFVPARIVQGIAGGITIPLAQSMLLNEYPKRLKALALTVWGLFSITPFTIGMPVGGYIAYMLGWRSLFYLDFVLTLIIVGTLSALLYGRGFRRRYARFDLVGFLLLAVLLLGLQTLLNMGNDFDWLDSPFLQAVALVLVIAFPVFIIWELGERHPTLDLHLFKHRNFVIGLIGLTLGFFSIQGLLSLLIVQIQLLLGYSSKLAGLALLPLVLLGAPTIAVMHYLCKYLDARWLVCLNCLGFAWTFYWIGLFDDPHSYEELFWPMVVEGIFLGSFFTPVTVLTLHGLSGPLMTRAAEVANLLRVAAGAFGITFQGIVFFRRAHFHQLHLADHFGGRQSVSFDPLGQLTAKLSSSGLTPGEVQAKLGLLIKQEAAILSMNDAFLVASFLFIGLGVLVWFAHPTHLPVPMSPAEELRRMRAEELLEEVP
- a CDS encoding formate/nitrite transporter family protein; this translates as MDYVKPYGVVESMLAGGALKLSLPPRQLVLRGMLAGAYLGIGTSMAVTVAVETGYWIIGSLLFPFGLALAILLGAEIITGSFALLPVAVADGQKNAGLPHVLANMGWVFLGNLLGSVLYAGLFAIALTTAGDAHINAIGTKLIAVAEAKTNYYVSHGSSGLLAAFTKGMLCNWMVSLAVVAAYMSTSFSGKILAIWGPTLLFFSQGFEHAVVNMFLIPVGMMLGGNISISTWWLWNQIPVTLGNLVGGMLFTGLAIYTAHRGTAPATAQPVPTAVPVQPANQRRDQPGYSPSY
- a CDS encoding ATP-binding protein, coding for MSDLLSNLPIARKLFLASVIPALTVLLLSILTYRSVTTFSDDEGQLNDIYYSQRLASEYLRLVVDLETGFRGFVLTSQEHYLFPYRTAQDHVLNIGRTLEAQVSQQDDQRALITSVQQLVKQFIHEKEALIDAVKAEHTEEAREYIEEGKGRTLMLKIRQDMGRFEHLTQTALNTKLAKIAQDRDAMLMTILGGGLFALICMVAALHLIAHSITTPLARLASAVVTSDSNPIPQVPVMTRTDEIGHLSRVMRAMSAAIESHIAMVQQSEANLRQLNQDLAGSEAKYRSIVDHAPFGIFTTRGMTLVFSNRYNSLLAGLDPGEEKDPEAVRRAIHPEDRDRVIEEFAQAVAEGQPCEMVFRFLHADGTVRKVLSRRIPIRDQSGEVVMYQGFNVDITALDFMQTRLRRAERLATLGQVAAGIAHEIRNPLVGIGSTTSLLLDDTAADDARRPDLEVILQETKRLDRIVNQIIDYARPREVVAFAFDMAQLVHEVTKVLDEPLARKQATITLSAPSPPYMIQADRDQFKQVLLNVMQNAVEATPAGGSITVTMTPLARGLEPGLEVAVTDDGQGISPSHLQHVFEPFFTSGKPRGTGLGLAICRNILDAHGGDIALDSKPGCGTTVRIWAPLRQQPQRMQEEETHAGHDLRNG
- a CDS encoding sigma-54-dependent transcriptional regulator, which gives rise to MQATIYVTDDEPAIRSAIVKRLSRRNHTVTGLESGEELVRAVTQHPPDLILLDLKMPGMGGIEALRQIRPLAPQTLVIMLTAYGTVENAVEAMRLGAYDFLIKSVDLSGVDPVVDRALEFLALRHRVEFALEDQNSAYALSNIEVRSPAMQLLLGQVRDVAQNAKATVLLQGETGTGKEFLARVIHCNGPRATGPFVAVNCTAIPKELFESELFGYERGAFTGAHQRKRGLLEKAEGGTLFLDEIGDLDPAMQAKLLRVLQERTFRRLGGTEDLSVDFRLMTATNRDLKKDTVRGTFREDLFFRLNVVTFELPPLRVRTEDILPLCMQAMLRFGKEFGKDVLDIEPEAQELLQRYSYPGNIRELQNIIERAMILCHEKTLTAGCLPRELRDQAAQITVAMAQGEHPTLRIEMVLGQQTLADIESALIEEVVRLSDHNKTLAAKYLGLTRFALDRRLKKQLEQD